The proteins below come from a single Natrinema sp. SYSU A 869 genomic window:
- a CDS encoding HalOD1 output domain-containing protein translates to MSRSVPISIRVVQGVAAHEGVEPVDLEPPLHEVVDTDALNMLFRSTDDSNVSVEFTYRGTHVCIDDSGKIEITATTTDSSSSTTAE, encoded by the coding sequence TTCCAATCAGTATCAGGGTTGTACAGGGGGTGGCGGCACACGAAGGCGTCGAACCGGTTGATCTCGAACCGCCGCTACACGAGGTGGTCGATACAGACGCGCTCAACATGCTGTTTCGTTCGACGGACGACTCGAACGTGAGCGTCGAGTTCACGTATCGTGGAACGCACGTCTGCATCGATGATTCGGGGAAGATCGAGATAACGGCGACGACCACGGATTCCAGCAGTTCGACTACGGCCGAATGA